DNA from Xiphophorus maculatus strain JP 163 A chromosome 6, X_maculatus-5.0-male, whole genome shotgun sequence:
CTTCCTGCTGCTTGTTAGGAAAACCTGACATGTTTTATGACATCATGTCCTGGTTCATGTGTCTCTGGGAGCTCCGCCCACCTCTTTGTCTCAAAGGTGTTTTTAAACCTAACGGCTCTACACGGGTcaccgggggggggggggggggggggggggggggggggggggagacaCCGTCACCATAGCAACACCTGACCGTGATGACCTGCAGCTCCGCCTGAGGGTTCAGGGAGAAGCTGCAGAAGCAAGCTCCGCCCTCCTTTAGTCAGACCCTCATTAAGATGGCTGCAAGCTCCGCCCTCCTTTAGTCAGACCCTCATTAAGATGGCTGCAAGCTCCGCCCTCCTTTAGTCAGACCCTCATTAAGATGGCTGCAAGCTCCGCCCTCCTTTAGTCCGACCCTCATTAAGATGGCTGCAAGCTCCGCCCGACATAAAGCATGTTGTCTGTTTCTGAACTGGCTCCCTGTGTCAGACTTGGCTGGCTATCAAAAAATCTCCTGGATGTTTTGTAAACATGATGCACCTTCCCACCTCACTCCCCTCTGAAGACCACCGTGTGACTGTGGAGCAGAGCGCTCCCAAGGACTTGCTCTTAGATAAGACCATCGTATCAGACTGTTGCCTGGGAGACCGCGCTACACGGTTCATggtcatacacacacatgcacacacacagcaaacagaTACACTCCATGATTGTCAGCACCTTTCGCTGGCTCCAGGTCTGTTCCTTATTTCTTCATGTTGCTACATGTGCCTATTTTTCCTGATGTATCATTTCTTTGCCCTGTCTGTCCGTTTAGTTACtacttttagaaattatttagtACTTGTTACTTCAGACCACCATTTAACATTacactttttaatttactgCTTTTATAAACTATGGAGTACTTATTACTCTacaccaacatttagctttacacttttaatatcaaaacaagacctagagaaactcctgttagtttacaaatctagaacaaacttagaaagtaCCATCTACTAGATGACCCTGAACAAGAATCAACCATGGAgaagaaccaacatttagttttatacctCACTAATCTTACCTAACATGGAgaacaaacatttagtttcatcagaACAAGTATCCAGAGAAACTCCTGCTAGTTTATGAAACATGGATTACTTATTCTTACTCTTATTAAACACGGGGAAacaatatgtagttttatacttttacatctttgtctttctgttggtttgttattttgtttgtatttccttctaattcatgtaaaacactttgaactgtcttgttgctgaaaatgtgctttataaataaaatgactttaaccTGTCAGTGCAAACACTCGTCAAGtcaattagttatttttatctATAGATGAGTGGAATATAATACTCATCTTGATCTAGTTTatgatttatgtttaaaatgtttaaagtaagACTAAATATTTGATCCTTGtgaatttaaaggttttattttaaggttcAAGGTGAAATTAAGAgaataaactctgtaaatattAAACTATTGATTGTAAATGAGGAGACAAAGGTTAGATTCCCAGTTCTGCTCCTTGTACAGGCAGTAAAATCCTGATAACCCTCCCTCAGCGTCCTGATTTAAATCTGCTGAAGGTgaaagctgattggctgcagcctCCCTGCCCTGACACGTCATTCATAGATCAGAGCTCAAcccagtttctgttttcaggaagTGAAACTCACACAGTCGCTGTGACTgagagcagaaatggagcagaATCAGCCGGACCAAGAAACTCTCTCCTGTTCGATCTGCCTGGATCTACTGAAGGATCCGGTGACGATTCCCTGCGGACACAGCTACTGTATGAACTGTATTAACAGCTTCTGGAATGAAGGTGAGCAGAAGAAGAACTATCACTGTCCTCAATGCAGAGAGAGATTCACACTGAGgcctgttttaaagaaaaacaccatgctagcagctttagtggagcagctgaagaagactggAGTCCAAGCTCCTGCTGATCACCGCtatgctggacctgaagatgtggcctgtgatttctgcactggaagaaaactgaaagccatcAAGTCCTGTTTAGTCTGTCTGGCCTCTTACTGTGAGAAACACCTTCAGCCTCATTATGATGTGGCTcctttaaagaaacacaagctggtggagCCTTCCAAGAACCTCCAGGACAACATCTGCTCTAAGcatgatgaggtgatgaagatgttcTGCCGCACTGATCAGAAGTTTATCTGCTATCTCTGCTCTGTGGATGAACATAAAGGTCATGACACAgtgtcagctgcagcagaaaggactgagaggcagagagagctggaggagagacgaggaaacatccagcagagaatccaggacagagagaaagatgtgaagctgcttcaacaggaggtggaggccatcaatcactctgctgataaaacagtggaggacagtgagaagatcttcactgaactgatccgtctcctccagaaaagaagctctgatgtgaagcagcagatcagatcccagcaggaaactgaagtgagtcgagtcaaagatgttcaggagaagctggagcaggagatcactgagctgaagaggaaagacgctgagctggagcagctctcacacacagaggatcacaaccagtttctcctcaactacccctcactgccagcactcagtgagtctacacactcatccagcatcaacatccgtcctctgagacactttgaggacgtggcagcagctgtgtcagagctcagagagaaactacaggacgtcctgagagactcatggacaaacatctcactgatgGTCACTGAGGTGGATGTTCTACTGTCAGAACCAGGACCAACGACAAGGGCTGGattcttaaaatattcatgtgAAATCACAATGGATCCAAACACAGCTCACACAAAGCTGGTTCTGTCAGAGGGAAACAGGAAGGTGACAGCGATGAATCAACATCAGTCTTATTCTAGTCACCCAGAGAGATTCACTGATTGGTTTCAGGTTCTGAGTAAAGAGAGTTTAACTGGacgttgttactgggaggtggagtggaGAGGGAACATACGCGTATCAGTCGCATACAAGAATATCAGCAGAGCAGGAGGTGGGAATGACTGTATATTTGGAGGCAATGACAAATCTTGGGCTTTATATTGTAACACTTCTCAATTTTGTCACAACAACATCTGGACCTCCgtctcaggtccagtttcctccagagtcggagtgtacctggatcacagagcaggtattctgtccttctacagcgtCTCTGAATCCATGACTCTgatccacagagtccagaccagatTCACTGAGCCGCTACATGCTGGAGTTCGGTTTGGGTCAACAGAAGGTTCTGCAGAGTTCTGTAAACCCAAATAAATTTCCTCtctcagattttcttctcttttgtctcAAAGTGATTTATAAATCGAGGAAATAAAGATGTTATAAAATGGTCTTAAAGTTTGacttgtttcatgttttaaaggaacattttcctctgaagttgtttctgttctgctgtTATTAAACTCTTAACCTGAAAACCTTCATGAAACCTCAGATTGTCtgtaaa
Protein-coding regions in this window:
- the LOC111608868 gene encoding tripartite motif-containing protein 16-like; the encoded protein is MEQNQPDQETLSCSICLDLLKDPVTIPCGHSYCMNCINSFWNEGEQKKNYHCPQCRERFTLRPVLKKNTMLAALVEQLKKTGVQAPADHRYAGPEDVACDFCTGRKLKAIKSCLVCLASYCEKHLQPHYDVAPLKKHKLVEPSKNLQDNICSKHDEVMKMFCRTDQKFICYLCSVDEHKGHDTVSAAAERTERQRELEERRGNIQQRIQDREKDVKLLQQEVEAINHSADKTVEDSEKIFTELIRLLQKRSSDVKQQIRSQQETEVSRVKDVQEKLEQEITELKRKDAELEQLSHTEDHNQFLLNYPSLPALSESTHSSSINIRPLRHFEDVAAAVSELREKLQDVLRDSWTNISLMVTEVDVLLSEPGPTTRAGFLKYSCEITMDPNTAHTKLVLSEGNRKVTAMNQHQSYSSHPERFTDWFQVLSKESLTGRCYWEVEWRGNIRVSVAYKNISRAGGGNDCIFGGNDKSWALYCNTSQFCHNNIWTSVSGPVSSRVGVYLDHRAGILSFYSVSESMTLIHRVQTRFTEPLHAGVLVELIGDSAEFCKPK